One Planctomycetota bacterium genomic window carries:
- a CDS encoding NAD-dependent epimerase/dehydratase family protein: protein MHHTRREFIKVSLASSAALALTPTLLAGVERRKRLRILILGGTGFLGPAIVEDALKRGHELTLFNRGKREKTKGTSFDDVTKLYGNRDPNKHAEDPKPEGPKGLEQIEAAVKAGTKWDAVIDTSGYVPRIVKASAELLAPAASHYAFVSTLSVYAKNDTPGMGEDAPLGTLADPTVETMGAQFENYGPLKALCEQAAEAAMPGRTLNVRPGYIVGVRDDTDRFSYWPVRTSQGGEMLVPGSPDDPVQFIDVRDLAAFILNAVERKVTGPINVCGPVGGTTWGALIDACEQSVRRMHREGATKVWIPADFLATQELGPGILPIWIPPEGEYAGFHRRSIDKAVKAGLTTRPAADTCAEILGWWPGEIERRTRVTKEMRDAAIAEGKEPPKMSDPTRLRTALPEGREAAVIAAWREKTK from the coding sequence ATGCATCACACCCGCCGTGAGTTCATCAAGGTCTCGCTCGCCTCGTCCGCCGCCCTGGCGCTCACCCCCACCCTGCTCGCGGGCGTCGAGCGGCGCAAGCGCCTGCGGATCCTCATCCTCGGGGGCACGGGCTTCCTGGGCCCGGCCATCGTCGAGGACGCCCTCAAGCGCGGGCACGAACTCACGCTCTTCAACCGCGGCAAGCGCGAGAAGACCAAGGGCACCTCCTTCGACGACGTCACCAAGCTCTACGGCAACCGCGACCCCAACAAGCACGCCGAAGACCCCAAGCCCGAGGGCCCCAAGGGCCTCGAACAGATCGAAGCCGCCGTCAAAGCCGGCACGAAGTGGGACGCCGTCATCGACACCAGCGGCTACGTCCCCCGCATCGTCAAGGCCTCCGCCGAACTCCTCGCCCCCGCCGCTTCGCACTACGCCTTCGTCTCCACGCTCTCCGTCTACGCCAAGAACGACACCCCCGGCATGGGCGAAGACGCCCCGCTCGGCACGCTCGCCGACCCCACCGTCGAGACCATGGGCGCGCAGTTCGAGAACTACGGCCCGCTGAAGGCCCTGTGCGAGCAGGCCGCCGAGGCCGCCATGCCCGGGCGCACGCTCAACGTCCGCCCCGGGTACATCGTCGGCGTGCGCGACGACACCGACCGCTTCAGCTACTGGCCCGTGCGCACCAGCCAGGGGGGCGAGATGCTCGTCCCAGGATCGCCCGACGACCCCGTGCAGTTCATCGACGTCCGCGACCTCGCCGCGTTCATCCTGAACGCCGTCGAGCGGAAGGTCACCGGCCCGATCAACGTCTGCGGGCCGGTCGGCGGCACCACCTGGGGCGCGCTCATCGACGCCTGCGAGCAGAGCGTGCGTCGCATGCACCGCGAGGGTGCAACGAAGGTCTGGATCCCCGCCGACTTCCTCGCGACGCAGGAACTGGGGCCGGGCATTCTGCCGATCTGGATCCCGCCGGAAGGCGAGTACGCCGGGTTCCACCGGCGCTCGATCGACAAGGCGGTGAAGGCCGGGCTCACCACGCGCCCCGCCGCCGACACGTGCGCCGAGATCCTCGGCTGGTGGCCCGGCGAGATCGAACGCCGCACCCGCGTCACGAAGGAAATGCGCGACGCCGCCATCGCCGAGGGCAAGGAACCGCCGAAGATGTCCGACCCGACGCGCCTGCGCACCGCGCTGCCCGAGGGGCGCGAAGCCGCCGTCATCGCCGCGTGGCGGGAGAAGACCAAGTAG
- the rpiB gene encoding ribose 5-phosphate isomerase B, whose product MKIVLGADHRGHSSVRQLQEKLAREGHQVDLVGDCSGTPCDYPERAWQIGRAVADGRADVGILVCGTGIGMAIAANKIKGVRAAVVHDEITAQLSRSHNNANVLCLSADLLGQRLIEKIADVWLATSFEGGRHARRIRKILAMEEGKDPATISE is encoded by the coding sequence GTGAAGATCGTGCTCGGCGCCGACCATCGAGGCCATTCCAGCGTGCGTCAACTGCAGGAGAAACTCGCGCGCGAGGGACACCAGGTCGACCTCGTCGGCGACTGCTCCGGCACGCCCTGCGACTACCCCGAGCGCGCCTGGCAGATCGGACGCGCCGTCGCCGACGGGCGCGCGGACGTGGGCATCCTCGTCTGCGGCACGGGCATCGGCATGGCCATCGCCGCCAACAAGATCAAGGGCGTCCGCGCCGCCGTCGTGCACGACGAGATCACCGCCCAACTGAGCCGCAGCCACAACAACGCCAACGTCCTGTGCCTCTCGGCCGACCTGCTGGGCCAGCGCCTCATCGAGAAGATCGCCGACGTCTGGCTCGCGACGAGCTTCGAGGGCGGGCGCCACGCCCGGCGCATCCGCAAGATCCTCGCCATGGAAGAGGGCAAGGACCCCGCGACCATCAGCGAGTAA